The Sander lucioperca isolate FBNREF2018 chromosome 15, SLUC_FBN_1.2, whole genome shotgun sequence genome window below encodes:
- the znf451 gene encoding E3 SUMO-protein ligase ZNF451, with the protein MSSPTQAEDDDVEEVEFVSEGPVRPVSECIDLLSESEDEGCSSLTDMIEDKITRHKARVTSTLERLAHQVALEKKEKSDKCRAFKEKQNLQRAHGQQELAFSSTNGFNQEAKHCVDMWLKMPGVQPGVISGGFRRRHKAASFPGNSSTRHICPVINCGRVYDNTALLDGHLKRFDHSPCDPTINLKGFPSELFACVACGRHFQTEEAWGKHLESKVSSSSADGHSISQTFQRIVCFACPACYMLFNLRDECLQHMSAKNHFTESLAMNETRGGPLPVPVSQYVKNRLITLCKDVTFNVRCSLCHKVLISHQAAQAHFNVHCRQGCAVAKADKTVVQVMKQLQVQGQCSLCCKIFHSQAEIERHKESTQHDVEVNQTMEKALLQYCRFSEIQHTQNAREAKRTRQSTGLEEPFKKRNKKRSDYEEFPAKQRRPSVTSSASRNSVTAWFCECGIQFSEESTASKHLLAVNQIFHQCGMCGKHMGESSITRLHMSRFHGGAHLSNYLFYCRKCNVEMPRYEDILSHVSEAHSGHTYFTEQEVPEELATVIYTKPSTSSEVARHSSSKSTVQQDTVETLKAEQTWMCRMCEDIFDSEGAVRKHCSDVSSHNFQRFICGHCPQKFFKESTVRRHCTNEHNGQIKSFPFCGLCDSMQFESEGEFLEHYKSLHSKDYYCMDDVEVVQPAVAESTSQRICPCMGSEKSKEEMKATYTQCMRNLSAEGTCQYVCAPCGVSVPSFAQMKTHVHTKHAALNLDKTFDVECKACQESFSGVPSFHKHYHSRHCTLEPCMSSRTCSKDMKAQATTIKVLNAVEITPDTNEIEDETLVKFLNMGQSNKGSEACENESDDEMNHEPSLNAAEEERESAELEEALKRSLLEF; encoded by the exons ATGTCTTCTCCAACTCAAGCAGAGGACGATGACGTGGAAGAAGTGGAGTTTGTATCC GAGGGCCCTGTCAGACCAGTATCAGAATGTATTGATCTGCTGAGTGAAAGTGAGGATGAGGGATGTTCATCGTTGACCGACATG ATTGAAGATAAAATCACCCGCCATAAAGCGCGTGTTACATCTACACTGGAAAGACTAGCACACCAGGTGGCCctagagaaaaaggaaaaatccGATAAATGTAGAGCGTTCAAG GAGAAGCAAAACTTACAAAGAGCTCATGGACAGCAGGAGCTGGCTTTTAGTTCTACAAATGGATTTAATCAGGAAGCAAAGCACTGCGTGGACATGTGGTTAAAGATGCCAG GTGTTCAGCCTGGAGTGATCAGTGGTGGTTTTAGAAGAAGACACAAAGCTGCTTCTTTCCCTGGAAATAGTTCAACTAGACACATTTGCCCAGTGATCAACTGTGGTCGGGTTTATGACAATACGGCCCTTCTTGATGGCCACTTAAAAAG GTTTGATCACTCCCCTTGTGACCCAACCATCAATCTTAAAGGATTTCCATCTGAACTCTTTGCCTGTGTTGCCTGTGGTCGACATTTTCAGACTGAAGAAGCATGGGGAAAACATCTCGAGTCTAAG GTGTCCTCATCTTCTGCTGATGGTCACAGCATCTCTCAGACCTTTCAGCGGATTGTGTGTTTTGCCTGCCCTGCCTGCTACATGCTCTTCAACCTCCGAGATGAGTGTCTTCAGCACATGTCAGCCAAAAACCACTTCACAGAGTCACTCGCCATGAATG AAACCAGAGGAGGACCACTGCCAGTTCCCGTCTCACAATATGTTAAGAATCGCCTCATCACCTTATGCAAGGATGTGACATTCAATGTCCGATGCTCTTTATGTCACAAAGTACTGATCTCACACCAGGCAGCTCAAGCTCACTTTAA TGTGCACTGCAGACAGGGTTGCGCGGTGGCCAAGGCTGATAAAACGGTAGTGCAGGTAATGAAACAGCTGCAAGTGCAAGGGCAGTGCTCCCTCTGCTGTAAAATCTTCCACAGCCAAGCTGAAATTGAGAGACACAAAGAATCGACCCAGCATGACGTGGAGGTCAACCAAACAATGGAGAAAGCCCTCCTTCAGTACTGCAGGTTTAGTGAAATTCAACACACCCAGAATGCTAGAGAGGCAAAGAGGACAAGACAATCCACTGGCCTTGAAgaaccttttaaaaaaagaaacaagaagAGGAGTGATTATGAAGAATTTCCAGCCAAACAGAGGAGACCGAGTGTGACTAGCAGCGCTAGCAGAAACTCAGTAACAGCATGGTTCTGCGAGTGTGGTATACAGTTCTCAGAAGAGTCTACAGCCAGTAAGCATCTCCTGGCTGTAAACCAAATTTTCCATCAGTGTGGCATGTGTGGCAAACACATGGGAGAGTCCTCAATTACCCGCCTGCATATGAGTCGCTTTCATGGGGGAGCTCATCTATCCAACTACCTCTTCTACTGCCGCAAGTGCAACGTAGAAATGCCTCGGTATGAAGATATCCTGTCCCACGTGTCAGAAGCTCACAGCGGACACACCTACTTCACTGAGCAGGAAGTGCCTGAGGAGCTCGCCACCGTCATCTATACCAAGCCGTCCACCAGCAGCGAAGTCGCCCGTCATTCGTCCTCCAAGTCCACAGTCCAGCAGGACACAGTAGAGACTTTAAAAGCTGAGCAGACTTGGATGTGCAGGATGTGCGAGGACATCTTTGACTCAGAAGGGGCCGTCCGCAAACACTGCAGTGACGTGAGCAGTCACAACTTTCAGAGATTCATCTGTGGACACTGCCCCCAGAAGTTCTTTAAAGAGTCCACCGTACGTAGACACTGTACGAATGAGCACAACGGGCAGATAAAGAGCTTTCCCTTCTGCGGCCTCTGCGACAGCATGCAGTTTGAATCCGAGGGCGAGTTCTTGGAACACTACAAGAGTCTTCACAGTAAGGACTACTACTGTATGGATGATGTTGAAGTTGTTCAGCCTGCTGTTGCTGAAAGCACCAGTCAGCGTATATGCCCATGCATGGGTTCAGAAAAGAGCAAAGAGGAGATGAAAGCTACATATACACAATGCATGAGGAATCTGTCCGctgaaggaacatgtcagtaTGTGTGCGCTCCTTGTGGCGTATCTGTGCCTTCCTTTGCACAGATGAAGACTCACGTCCACACAAAGCACGCAGCCCTGAACCTAGACAAGACCTTTGACGTGGAATGCAAAGCTTGCCAGGAGAGTTTCTCGGGTGTTCCAAGTTTCCATAAACACTATCACTCTCGACACTGTACACTGGAACCTTGCATGAGCTCCAGGACCTGTAGTAAAGACATGAAAGCACAAGCCACCACtataaaagtactcaatgctgTGGAGATCACACCAGACACTAATG AGATTGAAGATGAAACACTGGTGAAGTTTCTGAACATGGGTCAGTCCAACAAAGGGAGCGAAGCATGTGAAA ATGAATCAGATGACGAGATGAACCATGAACCATCTTTGAATGCtgcagaagaagagagagagtcagCAG AGTTGGAAGAAGCTCTTAAACGAAGTCTTCTGGAGTTTTGA
- the rab23 gene encoding ras-related protein Rab-23: MLEEDMEVAIKAVVVGNGAVGKSSMIQRYCKGIFTKDYKKTIGVDFLERQILVNDEEVRLMLWDTAGQEEFDAITKAYYRGAQACVLVFSTTDRESFQAIDSWREKVEAEVGDIPTVLVQNKIDLLEETLIKNEEAEALAKRLKLRFYRASVKEDLNVNEVFKYLAEKYLQRLKQQTAEETEVLHTTSNKIGVFNTTSSNVCNQSSSNGREVITLRPNKQRTKKSKNPFGSCSLL, encoded by the exons ATGCTGGAGGAGGACATGGAAGTGGCCATCAAGGCGGTCGTGGTGGGAAATGGAGCTGTCGGGAAGTCCAGTATGATCCAACGCTACTGCAAGGGCATCTTCACTAAGGACTACAAAAAGACCATTGGAGTGGACTTCCTGGAAAGGCAGATACT CGTAAATGACGAAGAGGTCCGACTAATGCTGTGGGACACCGCTGGGCAGGAGGAGTTTGATGCTATCACTAAGGCCTACTACCGTG GTGCCCAAGCATGTGTGCTAGTCTTCTCTACCACAGACAGGGAGTCGTTTCAGGCTATCGACAGCTGGAGGGAGAAGGTGGAGGCAGAGGTCGGAGACATTCCCACAGTTCTAGTGCAGAACAAAATTGACCTCCTGGAAGAGACCcttataaaaaa CGAGGAGGCAGAAGCTTTGGCTAAAAGACTCAAGCTGAGATTTTATCGAGCTTCAGTAAAAGAGGACCTCAATGTCAACGAGG TTTTTAAGTACTTAGCTGAGAAGTATCTTCAGCGACTCAAACAGCAAACcgcagaggagacagaggtacTCCATACAACAAGCAATAAAATAG gtGTTTTTAATACCACGAGTAGTAATGTCTGCAACCAGAGCTCCAGCAACGGAAGAGAAGTCATCACTTTGCGACCTAACAAACAAAGGACCAAGAAGAGTAAAAATCCTTTTGGAAGCTGCAGCCTACTCTAG
- the bag2 gene encoding BAG family molecular chaperone regulator 2 — translation MAQAKIQAKTNDATCSKFSRTLSMADRSGQLLESLDQLEMRVETLREAASAMEHERECILEMIQSIQNGQELRNICPGEREELSLTANRLMGRTLSVEIRVGTIRNSQQEEALHKATSVIDEIVKKLLDDMESGRQQLRALHAACVTEAPPVPIDQKFQAIVISCALEDQKNIKRRLETLLRNVENAEKNIKIMDHQKLEGPKANGCQ, via the exons ATGGCTCAAGCTAAAATCCAGGCGAAAACGAACGACGCTACGTGCAGCAAGTTCAGCAGGACGCTGTCCATGGCAGATCGCTCCGGACAACTCCTGGAAAgtttggatcagctggaaatgAG GGTGGAGACTTTACGCGAAGCAGCATCGGCCATGGAGCATGAAAGGGAGTGCATCCTGGAAATGATCCAGTCCATTCAGAACGGCCAGGAACTGCGAAACATCTGTCCTG gggagagagaagagttAAGTTTAACTGCAAACCGTCTCATGGGCCGGACGCTGTCTGTGGAGATCAGGGTTGGCACAATCAGAAACTCCCAGCAGGAGGAGGCGCTGCACAAGGCCACATCTGTAATCGATGAAATAGTGAAAAAGTTGCTGGATGACATGGAGAGTGGGCGGCAGCAGCTGCGGGCCCTGCACGCGGCTTGTGTAACCGAGGCCCCGCCCGTCCCCATCGACCAGAAGTTTCAGGCCATAGTCATCAGCTGTGCTCTGGAGGACCAGAAGAACATCAAGCGGAGGCTGGAGACTTTGTTGAGGAATGTTGAAAATGCTGAAAAGAACATCAAGATTATGGATCACCAAAAACTGGAGGGCCCAAAAGCAAACGGCTGTCAATAA